A window of the Synechococcus sp. M16.1 genome harbors these coding sequences:
- the ggpS gene encoding glucosylglycerol-phosphate synthase — protein sequence MGAGQSSFVILYHRTPFDESKDKNGKRIWVDQKSPNGIIPTLRNLFRSCEKGTWIAWRRVDDQSNKGTERFEMEHPSPFTLCRIPLEDEQISSFYHITSKECFWPILHTFPTYFNVNNANWKIFEEVNKRFAKAACAEAAEGATVWVHDYNLWLAPGYIRAERPDLKIAFFHHTPFPGNDVFAILPWREQILESLLCCDVVGFHIPRYTENFARAATTLVGAKRGPKLPVDKKFIEVGTALSEGTVTSHLEHNGRTIQLLSSPVGTSPDLIQELCWTPSVESHGELIVQDTKKGRKLILSASRVDYTKGNEELLLAFERLLERRKDLHGQVVLMLACVAAASGMKIYEDTQRSIEEMAGRINGRFSQIDWVPIRFSTRRIPYDEMIAWFCHADVCWITPLRDGLNLVAKEYAAARRNRGGVLVLSEFTGASVVLDGAVLTNPYSNRRMDEAIESALEMDEDEQRDRMSRMTDAVENYTVSDWAEEQMSGLSPSTPQ from the coding sequence ATGGGTGCGGGTCAGAGTTCATTTGTAATCCTCTATCACCGCACGCCGTTTGACGAATCAAAAGACAAGAACGGGAAAAGAATATGGGTCGATCAGAAAAGCCCTAACGGAATTATTCCAACCCTTCGCAACCTCTTCCGTAGCTGCGAAAAAGGCACTTGGATTGCCTGGAGACGGGTCGACGATCAGTCGAATAAGGGCACAGAACGGTTTGAGATGGAACACCCTTCGCCGTTCACTCTCTGCAGAATTCCCCTGGAAGACGAACAGATTTCCAGTTTTTATCACATCACTTCCAAAGAATGCTTCTGGCCAATTCTTCATACGTTTCCAACCTATTTCAATGTCAACAACGCGAACTGGAAGATCTTTGAAGAGGTCAACAAACGTTTCGCCAAGGCGGCATGCGCCGAAGCCGCCGAGGGTGCAACGGTGTGGGTGCATGACTACAACCTTTGGTTGGCTCCCGGTTACATCCGAGCCGAACGTCCAGACCTGAAGATTGCCTTTTTCCATCACACTCCTTTCCCGGGGAATGATGTTTTCGCCATCCTTCCCTGGCGTGAGCAGATCCTGGAAAGTTTGCTCTGTTGTGATGTCGTTGGCTTCCATATCCCCCGCTACACCGAAAACTTTGCCCGTGCCGCCACAACCCTGGTGGGGGCCAAACGTGGGCCCAAACTGCCGGTGGACAAGAAATTCATTGAGGTCGGAACCGCCCTTTCGGAAGGCACGGTCACCAGTCACCTCGAGCACAACGGTCGCACCATTCAGCTGCTCAGCTCTCCGGTGGGCACCTCACCGGATCTGATTCAGGAATTGTGCTGGACCCCGTCGGTTGAAAGCCATGGCGAATTGATCGTTCAAGACACCAAAAAAGGCCGAAAACTGATCCTCTCTGCCAGTCGTGTGGATTACACCAAGGGCAACGAAGAGTTGCTGCTGGCATTTGAACGGCTGTTGGAACGACGCAAGGATCTGCACGGCCAGGTGGTGCTGATGCTGGCCTGTGTGGCCGCTGCCAGTGGAATGAAGATCTACGAAGACACCCAACGCTCAATCGAGGAGATGGCCGGACGCATCAACGGCCGCTTCAGCCAGATCGATTGGGTGCCCATCCGCTTTTCCACCCGCCGAATCCCCTACGACGAAATGATCGCCTGGTTCTGCCATGCCGATGTCTGCTGGATCACACCGCTGCGGGATGGCCTGAATCTTGTGGCCAAGGAGTACGCCGCTGCTCGACGCAACCGTGGCGGCGTTCTTGTGCTCTCGGAATTCACCGGAGCCTCGGTTGTGCTGGATGGCGCCGTGCTCACCAATCCCTATTCCAACCGCCGCATGGATGAGGCCATCGAATCGGCACTGGAAATGGATGAAGACGAGCAGCGCGACCGCATGAGCCGCATGACCGATGCCGTGGAGAACTACACGGTGAGTGACTGGGCCGAGGAACAGATGTCTGGCCTGTCGCCCTCCACCCCGCAATGA
- a CDS encoding ABC transporter substrate-binding protein, whose amino-acid sequence MKLRRWLVGGALALVMALGVLVGSASSRAEEVSILMPSSFTDASADLVKAFNREHRGRIHLKLMRGPLNTESISDLAISSLLLGDAPFDALLMDVTWLPKYAAAGWLEALDPWFGQGDQEQLVQGARLGNDYDGHLYRWPLVADVGLLYWRTDLMELPPTTPDALVEVAGRLVESQAVANGFVWQGRQYEGLSCDFLEVLQGFGGDWMDTTTNAMELDSPEATAAAAWLNGLISEGVSPYAVTNYAEAESLQAFKAGDAALMRNWPYAWAELQKDDSAVKGNVGISLMVAQPGERPGATLGSWGLSLMRQSQHKEAAVEAIRYLTSEEAQRQRFLNNGYTPIQADLFNDPEMLKASPVLPDLLVALNHAVVRPPTPLYAQLSDVVQRELNGLFTAGGSADEAMATSQQRSQTLLRAAGATP is encoded by the coding sequence ATGAAACTGCGCCGCTGGCTCGTGGGCGGTGCCTTGGCGCTGGTGATGGCCCTGGGTGTTCTGGTTGGATCAGCCTCCTCGCGCGCGGAGGAGGTGAGCATCCTGATGCCGTCGTCCTTCACCGATGCCAGTGCCGATCTGGTGAAAGCCTTCAACCGCGAGCATCGCGGCCGGATTCATCTCAAGTTGATGCGAGGTCCGTTGAACACGGAATCGATTTCAGACCTGGCGATCAGCAGTCTTCTGCTCGGTGATGCGCCGTTCGATGCGCTGTTGATGGATGTCACCTGGTTGCCGAAATATGCCGCCGCCGGCTGGCTGGAAGCCCTGGATCCCTGGTTTGGTCAGGGCGACCAGGAGCAGCTGGTGCAAGGGGCACGGCTGGGCAATGACTACGACGGCCATCTCTACCGCTGGCCGCTGGTGGCCGATGTGGGACTGCTCTACTGGCGCACGGATCTGATGGAGCTGCCACCAACAACGCCCGATGCGCTGGTGGAGGTTGCCGGACGCCTCGTTGAAAGCCAGGCCGTTGCCAACGGTTTTGTCTGGCAGGGGCGTCAGTACGAAGGATTGAGCTGCGACTTCCTTGAAGTGCTGCAGGGCTTCGGCGGTGACTGGATGGACACCACCACCAACGCCATGGAGCTCGATTCGCCTGAGGCAACGGCCGCAGCAGCCTGGTTGAACGGTCTGATCAGCGAAGGCGTCAGCCCCTACGCCGTGACCAATTACGCCGAGGCGGAGTCGCTTCAGGCCTTCAAGGCCGGTGATGCCGCTCTGATGCGCAACTGGCCCTACGCCTGGGCTGAACTCCAGAAGGACGACAGCGCGGTGAAGGGCAACGTCGGCATCAGCCTGATGGTGGCGCAACCGGGTGAACGCCCCGGAGCCACCCTCGGCAGCTGGGGGCTGAGCCTGATGCGCCAATCGCAGCACAAGGAAGCAGCGGTGGAAGCGATTCGCTACCTCACCAGCGAAGAAGCCCAACGGCAGCGCTTTCTCAACAACGGCTACACCCCCATCCAGGCGGATCTGTTCAACGACCCGGAGATGCTGAAGGCCTCTCCCGTGCTGCCGGATCTGCTGGTGGCCTTGAACCATGCTGTGGTTCGTCCGCCTACCCCGCTGTATGCCCAGCTGAGCGATGTGGTGCAGCGGGAACTCAACGGCTTGTTCACCGCTGGCGGATCCGCCGACGAGGCCATGGCCACCAGTCAGCAGCGGAGCCAGACTCTGCTGCGCGCTGCGGGAGCCACGCCATGA
- a CDS encoding carbohydrate ABC transporter permease — MTMLLAAPALLLIAVVFGWPMLRYAWLSFHADSVLTGLEPVANGGANWWRLAADQRFWLDAGQTARFALISVGLELLLALAIALLLHQRWRGRGAVRALTLLPWALPTTMMALGWRWIFNTPYGPIEVLARSLGLNSLDLLSTPSITWLVTVFADVWKTTPFITLILLAGLQSIPDDLYSAFRLEGGTPLQALRRVTLPLLLPYILLSLLFRLAQAFGVFDLVQVLTGGGPAGSTESIALYAYLNGMRFLDFGYSATVMLAGFLLLTALILAGTLLLRSFGLLRSLDR, encoded by the coding sequence ATGACGATGCTCCTGGCTGCACCTGCGCTGCTGTTGATCGCGGTGGTGTTCGGCTGGCCGATGCTTCGCTACGCCTGGCTGAGCTTCCACGCTGATTCCGTTCTCACCGGCCTTGAACCGGTGGCCAACGGCGGTGCTAATTGGTGGCGACTGGCGGCTGATCAGCGCTTCTGGCTGGATGCCGGACAAACCGCGCGATTCGCCCTGATCTCAGTGGGTTTGGAGTTGCTGTTGGCCCTGGCCATTGCGCTGCTGCTGCATCAACGCTGGCGCGGCAGGGGAGCTGTTCGCGCCCTGACCCTGCTGCCCTGGGCCCTGCCCACAACAATGATGGCCCTGGGCTGGCGCTGGATCTTCAACACCCCCTACGGCCCGATTGAGGTGCTGGCACGAAGCCTTGGCCTCAACTCCCTGGATCTGCTGTCCACCCCATCGATCACCTGGCTGGTGACCGTGTTTGCGGATGTCTGGAAAACAACCCCCTTCATCACCCTGATTCTTCTGGCGGGACTCCAGAGCATTCCCGACGACCTCTACAGCGCCTTTCGCCTGGAAGGGGGAACGCCCCTTCAGGCGCTTCGCAGGGTCACCCTGCCGCTGCTGCTCCCCTACATCCTGCTGAGCCTCCTGTTCCGCCTGGCCCAGGCTTTCGGGGTGTTTGATCTGGTGCAGGTGCTTACCGGTGGTGGTCCCGCCGGCAGCACCGAAAGCATCGCCCTCTATGCCTACCTCAACGGCATGCGCTTCCTCGATTTCGGCTACAGCGCCACGGTGATGCTCGCGGGATTCCTGCTGCTCACCGCGCTGATTCTTGCGGGCACGTTGCTGCTGAGGAGCTTCGGTCTGTTGAGGTCCCTCGACCGATGA
- a CDS encoding carbohydrate ABC transporter permease yields MTSGLITRRSLWIALLLVWSLAPMLWQLLSSFTTADALVKEQLSFWSRWTLNNYRDLLSTDPPFWRYLLNSSLVASLTTLLTLMLAIPAAYGLAKLPQRLQGILRTAVVGAALFPYVLLFLALLELARTFSLGNNLIAIAIPYSALSMPLALLLLTAAFEALPNDLEDAAKLEGLSLWQRLRWVLLPLIAPASASTAILVFLFAWNEYPVALTWLSRSDLLTLPVAMARIAGSSTYSVPYGTYAAATVLGAIPLLVLVLVFQRQIVSGLTNGAIKG; encoded by the coding sequence ATGACAAGTGGACTGATAACACGACGTTCCCTCTGGATTGCACTGCTGCTGGTCTGGTCCCTCGCTCCGATGCTGTGGCAGCTGCTGAGTTCCTTCACCACCGCAGATGCTCTGGTCAAAGAGCAACTGAGCTTCTGGAGCCGTTGGACGCTGAACAACTACCGGGATCTGCTCAGCACCGATCCGCCCTTCTGGCGTTACCTGCTCAACAGCAGCTTGGTGGCTTCCCTCACCACACTGCTCACCTTGATGCTGGCCATCCCCGCCGCCTACGGACTGGCAAAGCTGCCTCAGCGGTTGCAAGGAATCCTCCGCACTGCCGTGGTGGGCGCCGCTCTGTTCCCTTATGTGCTGCTGTTTCTGGCGCTGCTCGAACTGGCCCGCACCTTTTCCCTCGGCAACAACCTGATCGCCATCGCCATTCCCTACAGCGCTTTGTCGATGCCTCTGGCCCTGCTGCTGCTCACAGCGGCCTTTGAAGCACTGCCCAACGACCTCGAAGACGCAGCAAAGCTGGAGGGATTGTCGTTGTGGCAGCGGCTGCGCTGGGTGCTGCTCCCCTTGATTGCCCCGGCCTCCGCCAGCACAGCAATCCTGGTGTTCCTGTTCGCCTGGAACGAATATCCCGTGGCGCTCACCTGGCTGAGCCGCAGCGATCTGCTCACATTGCCGGTGGCGATGGCCCGAATTGCGGGATCATCCACCTATTCCGTCCCGTACGGCACCTACGCGGCAGCCACCGTGCTCGGTGCCATTCCTCTTCTGGTGCTGGTGCTGGTGTTTCAGCGCCAGATCGTCAGTGGACTCACCAACGGAGCCATCAAGGGATGA
- a CDS encoding ABC transporter ATP-binding protein, translating into MTLQLRAINKRFGERQVLYELDLDVANGECVALLGASGCGKSTALRLIAGLDHPDQGSIRINGAEMVDVPAERRRVGMVFQSYALFPHLNVWDNLELGLRMRGGSAAARDERIRGVLEVLQLSGQARQRPSQLSGGQRQRVALARALLRDPLVYLLDEPMSNLDAQLREDLRPQLRRLMIGGEQPVVYVTHDQQEAMALADRIAVMREGRIEQIGTPRELYLQPASTYVAQFIGRPQMNLLPARDGVITGIRPDDLRLDPAGSPCTILSREWFGANQMLLVRCDRGDLRLVCPGETAIEAEPRISWPSACEHRFDAVSGRRLPSNRLPSD; encoded by the coding sequence ATGACACTGCAACTTCGGGCCATCAACAAGCGCTTCGGCGAACGACAGGTTCTTTACGAGCTCGACCTCGATGTGGCCAACGGCGAATGCGTCGCTCTGCTTGGAGCCAGCGGCTGTGGGAAAAGCACGGCCCTGCGTCTGATCGCCGGGCTCGATCACCCCGATCAAGGGTCGATTCGCATCAATGGTGCGGAGATGGTCGACGTGCCCGCTGAACGTCGCCGGGTGGGGATGGTGTTTCAAAGCTATGCCCTGTTCCCGCATCTGAATGTGTGGGACAACCTCGAACTTGGGCTGCGCATGCGGGGCGGCAGCGCCGCCGCCCGCGATGAACGAATCCGCGGCGTCCTGGAGGTGTTGCAACTCAGCGGGCAAGCCCGGCAACGACCCTCACAACTGTCCGGCGGCCAGCGCCAGCGCGTCGCCCTGGCCCGAGCCCTGTTGCGGGACCCCCTCGTTTACCTGCTCGATGAGCCGATGAGCAATCTGGATGCCCAGTTGCGTGAGGACCTGCGGCCTCAATTGCGCCGCCTGATGATCGGCGGTGAGCAACCTGTGGTTTACGTCACCCATGACCAGCAGGAGGCGATGGCGCTGGCGGATCGCATCGCTGTGATGCGCGAGGGAAGGATTGAACAGATCGGAACACCCCGCGAGCTGTACCTGCAACCGGCCAGCACCTACGTCGCCCAGTTCATCGGCCGCCCGCAGATGAATCTCTTGCCAGCCAGAGACGGAGTGATCACGGGCATCCGACCGGACGATCTAAGGCTCGATCCCGCGGGCTCACCCTGCACGATCCTCAGCCGTGAATGGTTCGGAGCCAACCAGATGCTTCTGGTGCGCTGCGATCGCGGCGACCTGCGGCTGGTCTGCCCCGGAGAAACAGCGATCGAGGCTGAGCCACGCATCAGTTGGCCCAGCGCTTGTGAGCATCGCTTCGATGCCGTCAGCGGCCGTCGTCTGCCGTCAAATCGGCTGCCATCCGATTGA
- the csaB gene encoding polysaccharide pyruvyl transferase CsaB, which translates to MVRPTAPVLLLCGYYGEHNLGDDALLQVLVSSLPEPQQLLITARDPAPVLALAPSAQTVNRRSLRRCLRAALRADVLVLGGGSLLQDSTSFSSLVYYLLLMTVARLGGAEVVLWGQGLGPLRRRISRLLVRTVLPLCKAASWRDQRSFDLAQRWAPKLPMVLAADPVWQMPARPWLGGDAIVLSWRPTPLLDSAGWRCLTEALDRLSADLDAPVIWLAFHHHQDAPLLQHLSDQGLLPARLKARSSTLVPQSLEAVSDLVQRTRLVLPMRLHALILARLANSPMAALSYDPKVEAAAAMATVPCIPLRSLPSVDDLLRLWRSEVDRPADPDQTEALRRQASAHSELLNRMAADLTADDGR; encoded by the coding sequence GTGGTCCGCCCCACTGCGCCTGTATTGCTGCTTTGCGGCTACTACGGAGAGCACAACCTCGGCGACGATGCCCTGCTGCAGGTGCTGGTGTCGTCTCTTCCCGAGCCGCAGCAGCTGTTGATCACAGCCCGCGATCCAGCCCCCGTTCTGGCCTTGGCTCCGTCGGCGCAGACGGTGAACCGCCGTTCCCTGCGGCGCTGTCTACGTGCGGCCCTGAGGGCTGATGTTCTGGTGCTTGGTGGCGGGAGCCTGCTGCAGGACAGCACCAGCTTCAGCAGCCTCGTTTATTACCTGCTGCTGATGACGGTTGCCCGCCTCGGTGGCGCCGAGGTGGTTCTCTGGGGGCAGGGCCTTGGACCCTTGCGGCGTCGGATCAGTCGCCTGTTGGTTCGCACGGTGTTGCCCCTTTGCAAGGCAGCGAGTTGGAGGGATCAGCGCTCCTTTGATTTGGCCCAGCGTTGGGCCCCCAAGCTGCCGATGGTGCTGGCCGCCGATCCGGTCTGGCAGATGCCGGCGCGCCCTTGGCTTGGTGGCGACGCGATCGTGCTCAGCTGGCGTCCCACACCTTTGCTGGATTCCGCAGGCTGGCGTTGCTTGACGGAGGCTTTGGATCGGCTCAGTGCCGACTTGGATGCGCCGGTGATCTGGCTGGCCTTCCATCACCATCAGGACGCTCCCCTGTTGCAGCACCTGAGTGATCAAGGTCTGCTGCCGGCGCGATTGAAAGCACGCAGCTCAACCCTGGTGCCCCAGTCCCTGGAGGCTGTGTCCGATCTGGTGCAGCGGACGCGTCTGGTGCTGCCGATGCGGTTGCATGCCCTGATCCTGGCCCGACTGGCCAACAGCCCCATGGCTGCCCTCAGCTACGACCCGAAGGTGGAGGCTGCAGCGGCCATGGCCACGGTGCCATGCATCCCCTTGCGCTCGCTTCCCTCTGTGGATGATCTGCTGAGGCTTTGGCGGTCCGAGGTGGACCGTCCAGCCGATCCTGATCAGACCGAAGCCCTGCGCCGCCAGGCGTCAGCGCACAGCGAGCTTCTCAATCGGATGGCAGCCGATTTGACGGCAGACGACGGCCGCTGA
- a CDS encoding DUF2499 domain-containing protein, translating into MHALSLGTWWIHVASVVEWCVAIVLMHRRGLQGLAWAMLPALVSAMAACTWHLFDNIEALRGLVTLQALFTVIGNCTLALAAWQLQRRRQVDGVSAP; encoded by the coding sequence ATGCACGCGTTGTCGCTCGGAACCTGGTGGATCCATGTCGCCTCCGTGGTGGAGTGGTGCGTGGCGATCGTGTTGATGCATCGGCGTGGGCTGCAGGGCCTGGCCTGGGCCATGCTTCCGGCCCTGGTCAGTGCCATGGCTGCCTGCACCTGGCATCTGTTTGACAACATCGAAGCGCTGCGGGGGCTGGTCACCCTTCAGGCCCTGTTCACCGTGATCGGCAACTGCACCCTGGCCTTGGCGGCCTGGCAGCTCCAACGTCGCCGGCAGGTGGACGGAGTCAGTGCTCCATGA
- a CDS encoding DUF3593 domain-containing protein — translation MNFDPAPLFAASLIPYLLFLHWLRKSEALPLMAERGFQLTLLFVAVTIGAAIAALRCCSAELVEIDWLHGGAEAFLTLSNTVLVIGLLLPTPKKG, via the coding sequence ATGAACTTCGATCCCGCACCGCTGTTCGCCGCCTCGCTGATCCCCTATCTCCTCTTTCTGCACTGGCTGCGGAAAAGTGAGGCGCTTCCGCTGATGGCGGAGCGGGGATTTCAGCTCACCCTGCTGTTTGTGGCCGTCACGATTGGTGCTGCCATTGCCGCCCTGCGCTGCTGCTCAGCGGAACTGGTGGAGATTGACTGGTTGCACGGTGGGGCAGAAGCCTTTCTCACCCTCAGCAACACGGTTTTGGTGATCGGTTTGTTGTTACCAACCCCCAAAAAAGGGTGA
- the psaK gene encoding photosystem I reaction center subunit PsaK, producing MLTHLFAIAPASVSWSPKVALVMILCNVVAIMVGKATIKHPNVGAALPNASFFGGMGHAALLGTTSLGHIIGIGAIQGLAARGVL from the coding sequence ATGCTGACCCACCTTTTCGCGATCGCTCCCGCCTCCGTGTCCTGGTCTCCCAAGGTCGCCCTGGTGATGATCCTCTGCAATGTGGTTGCCATCATGGTCGGCAAGGCCACGATCAAGCACCCCAACGTTGGAGCCGCACTCCCCAACGCTTCCTTCTTCGGCGGCATGGGTCATGCAGCCCTGCTCGGCACCACCAGCCTCGGCCACATCATTGGCATCGGCGCCATCCAGGGTCTGGCCGCCCGCGGCGTGCTCTGA
- a CDS encoding NAD(P)/FAD-dependent oxidoreductase translates to MSVLIVGAGPSGARLAIQLARAGAEVTLVDRLADPHRHAYSSGALPLEAVRRLGLPDDAIAATWQGWQLHDPSGLVHQWWSSGDLGVVLDFGWLRSWLWEEARRHGVELIQGCRAALSTLTADQASVRLQTRDGRTSLRSARWLIDATGARRDLLQQAGLSPNPEDPLLQGIGVEWLLQADDRQAAAWRDRISFFLGTDWIPHGYGWIFPMQGQRLKVGVCHLPPADRPSPGSLAGPLRRLIERCGLSACPVLDRHGGPVSSSIARSEPLVAGALLAVGDAASSANLLGGEGIRHAMDSADQLAELLIAEGMSGDSTAIALRYQEQLKAQRSWRWLVSGRLARRTWWGLDNPRADRRLERLIHGLSATAEATALSELLFNYNFERYGLRLLPYLL, encoded by the coding sequence GTGTCCGTTCTGATCGTTGGCGCGGGACCGTCCGGTGCCCGTCTGGCGATTCAACTGGCGCGGGCGGGTGCTGAGGTGACCCTGGTGGATCGCCTGGCTGATCCCCATCGCCATGCCTATTCCAGTGGAGCCCTGCCTCTGGAGGCTGTTCGTCGCTTGGGTCTTCCGGATGACGCCATTGCCGCCACCTGGCAGGGCTGGCAGCTGCACGATCCCTCGGGTCTGGTTCATCAGTGGTGGTCGTCCGGCGATCTGGGGGTGGTGCTCGACTTCGGCTGGCTTCGGTCCTGGCTCTGGGAGGAAGCGCGCCGCCATGGGGTCGAGTTGATCCAGGGCTGCCGGGCTGCGCTGAGCACGCTCACGGCCGATCAAGCCAGCGTGCGGTTGCAAACACGTGATGGGCGTACGTCATTGCGCTCAGCGCGCTGGCTGATTGATGCCACCGGTGCACGCCGAGATCTGCTGCAGCAGGCCGGCCTCAGCCCCAATCCCGAGGATCCTCTGCTGCAGGGGATCGGCGTTGAGTGGTTGCTGCAGGCCGATGACCGTCAGGCGGCTGCCTGGCGGGATCGGATCAGTTTCTTTCTGGGCACCGACTGGATCCCCCATGGATACGGCTGGATCTTTCCCATGCAGGGGCAACGGCTGAAGGTGGGGGTCTGTCACCTCCCACCGGCGGATCGTCCGAGTCCAGGCAGCCTGGCTGGACCCCTTCGGCGTTTGATTGAACGCTGCGGCTTGAGCGCCTGCCCGGTGCTGGATCGCCATGGCGGGCCGGTGTCCAGCAGCATCGCCCGCTCAGAACCTTTGGTGGCCGGTGCCCTGCTGGCGGTGGGGGATGCGGCCAGTTCCGCCAATCTGCTTGGGGGAGAAGGGATCCGCCATGCGATGGACAGCGCGGATCAACTGGCCGAACTGCTGATCGCTGAAGGGATGTCTGGGGACTCCACGGCCATTGCCCTTCGCTACCAAGAGCAACTCAAGGCCCAACGGAGTTGGCGTTGGTTGGTGTCGGGCCGGCTGGCGCGGCGCACCTGGTGGGGCCTCGACAATCCAAGGGCGGACCGACGTCTGGAACGTTTGATCCATGGGCTGTCTGCGACCGCAGAAGCCACCGCTCTCTCAGAGCTGTTGTTCAACTACAACTTCGAGCGTTACGGCCTGCGTCTGTTGCCGTATCTGCTCTAA
- the dxs gene encoding 1-deoxy-D-xylulose-5-phosphate synthase, producing MHLGDLKHPNELHGLSPAQLEDVARQIRERHLQVVSTSGGHLGPGLGVVELTLALYQTLDLDHDRVIWDVGHQAYPHKLITGRFNDFDSLRQQHGVAGYLKRTESDFDHFGAGHASTSISAALGMAMARDNRGESFKCVAVIGDGALTGGMALEAINHAGHLPNTPLLVVLNDNDMSISPPVGALSNVLNRARLSPPMQFLSGSVEESVRHLPFMGGEIPAELNRLKGSMRRLAVPKVGAVFEELGFTYMGPIDGHDIGEMVRTFQAAHREGGPVLVHVVTKKGKGYPYAEADQVGYHAQSAFDLGTGKAIPSSKPKPPSYSKVFGQTLVKLCEQNSRVIGITAAMATGTGLDLLQKAVPDQYVDVGIAEQHAVTLAAGMACEGLRPVVAIYSTFLQRAYDQLIHDVGIQKLPVTFVLDRAGIVGADGPTHQGQYDISYMRAIPNFTVMAPKDEAELQRMLVTCLQHDGPTALRIPRGSGEGVPLMEEGWESLPIGRGELLREGDDLMIVAYGSMVAPALATATLLEEAGLSTTVINARFLRPLDQALIHPLARRIPRVVTMEEGALPGGFGAAVLESLIDQDINVSMLRIGIPDQLVDHATPQQSKEALGLTPAQMAERILERFSNTSGDLPATASIKALQA from the coding sequence ATGCATCTCGGAGATCTGAAGCATCCGAATGAACTGCACGGACTCAGCCCGGCCCAGCTTGAGGACGTGGCTCGGCAGATTCGTGAGCGGCATCTGCAGGTGGTGTCCACCAGCGGTGGCCACCTGGGGCCTGGCCTGGGGGTTGTGGAGCTGACCCTGGCGCTTTACCAGACGCTGGATCTCGACCATGACCGTGTGATCTGGGATGTGGGCCATCAGGCCTACCCTCACAAATTGATCACCGGCCGGTTCAACGATTTCGACTCCCTGCGCCAGCAGCACGGGGTGGCGGGTTACCTCAAGCGCACAGAGAGCGATTTCGACCACTTCGGAGCGGGTCATGCCAGCACCTCCATCTCAGCGGCGCTGGGCATGGCCATGGCGCGGGACAACCGGGGCGAGTCGTTCAAATGCGTTGCCGTCATCGGTGATGGAGCCCTGACAGGCGGCATGGCTCTGGAGGCCATCAACCACGCCGGACACCTTCCCAACACGCCGCTCCTTGTGGTGCTGAACGACAACGACATGTCGATCTCTCCGCCGGTTGGTGCGCTCTCGAACGTGCTGAACCGTGCGCGGCTCAGCCCACCGATGCAGTTCCTCTCAGGGAGTGTTGAGGAAAGCGTTCGGCATCTGCCCTTCATGGGTGGTGAGATTCCTGCGGAACTCAACCGCCTCAAGGGCAGCATGCGTCGCCTCGCGGTTCCCAAGGTGGGTGCGGTGTTCGAGGAACTTGGCTTCACCTACATGGGGCCGATCGACGGCCACGACATCGGTGAAATGGTGCGCACCTTCCAGGCAGCTCACCGTGAGGGTGGCCCTGTGCTGGTGCATGTGGTCACCAAAAAGGGCAAGGGCTATCCCTACGCCGAGGCCGATCAGGTGGGCTACCACGCCCAATCAGCTTTTGATCTCGGCACCGGCAAGGCGATTCCGTCGTCCAAGCCCAAGCCCCCCAGCTACAGCAAGGTGTTTGGGCAGACCCTGGTCAAGCTGTGTGAGCAGAACAGTCGGGTGATCGGCATCACTGCGGCCATGGCCACTGGTACCGGTCTCGATCTGCTTCAGAAGGCCGTTCCTGACCAGTACGTGGACGTGGGCATCGCTGAGCAACATGCCGTCACCCTGGCGGCAGGTATGGCCTGCGAGGGGTTGCGTCCTGTCGTTGCCATCTACAGCACCTTCCTTCAGCGCGCCTACGACCAGTTGATCCACGACGTGGGCATCCAGAAGCTGCCGGTCACCTTCGTGCTCGATCGTGCCGGCATTGTTGGTGCCGACGGGCCGACCCACCAGGGTCAGTACGACATCAGCTACATGCGGGCCATTCCCAACTTCACGGTGATGGCACCGAAGGATGAGGCTGAGCTTCAGCGCATGCTGGTGACCTGCCTGCAGCACGACGGGCCCACGGCGCTGCGGATTCCGCGGGGCTCCGGGGAAGGCGTGCCCTTGATGGAAGAGGGTTGGGAGTCTCTGCCGATCGGCCGCGGTGAACTGCTGCGGGAAGGCGACGATCTGATGATCGTGGCCTACGGCTCGATGGTGGCTCCGGCCCTCGCCACAGCAACGCTTCTGGAGGAAGCCGGTCTCTCCACCACCGTGATCAACGCCCGCTTCCTGAGGCCCCTGGATCAGGCGCTGATCCATCCCCTGGCACGTCGCATTCCCCGCGTGGTCACCATGGAAGAGGGAGCCCTGCCCGGTGGTTTTGGCGCAGCGGTTCTGGAGTCGTTGATCGATCAGGACATCAACGTGTCGATGTTGCGCATCGGTATCCCCGACCAGCTGGTTGATCACGCCACGCCGCAGCAGAGCAAGGAAGCCCTTGGCCTTACTCCTGCGCAGATGGCTGAACGCATCCTTGAGCGCTTCAGCAACACCTCTGGTGATCTGCCAGCCACCGCTTCGATCAAGGCCCTCCAGGCCTGA